The genomic interval AACGGGGCGTACCGGCGCCTGCTCAAGTCCGTGCTGGCGTTCGATCCGCGGGTCCTGCAGCGCTACGTCAACTTCATGAGCAACCCCGACGAGGAGACGGCCAGGGAGCAGTTCGGCGCCGGCGACAAGTACTTCGGCGTCGCCACCTTGCTGGCAACCTTGCCGGGCCTACCGATGTTCGGGCACGGACAGGTCGAGGGACTGCAGGAGAAGTACGGCATGGAGTACCTGGCCCCGAAGCTGGACGAGCGGCCGGACCCCGCGCTCGTGGAGCGCCACAGGCGTGAGATCGCGCCGCTCTTGCGCGAGCGGGGCACGTTCGCAGGCGCGGACGCCTTCCGGCTCTTCGACCTGGTCGGGGAAGACGGTCCCGTGGAGGACGCCTTCGTGTTCGTGAACCGGCGTGTCGGCGGCGACCGGCGCCCGGGCGGCGCTCACGGCACCGTCCTGGTCGCTTACAACAACTCGCCGCGCGCCGTGGCGGGCAGGGTGCGCGTGAGCGCGCCGTACGTCGACACCCTGCGCGGAGGTGGGTTGCGCTCGGACACCTTGAGCGAGGCCCTCGGGCTCCGAGAGGGCGGGCCGCCGCGCGCGACGTTCACGGACCTCGCCACGGGCGCCCCCACGCGCAGTGCCGACGTCGCCGAGTTGCGGCGTCAGGGGATGTGGTTGGAGCTCCGGCCTTACGAGGCACGCGTCGAACGCGTCGCCCAGACGGTCGACCCAGGGGTGGAGCGCATCGTGGTGCCGCAGTCGGCGCCGGATGGGACGCGCCGGCTCGGCTCCCCGTTCGGGCTGGACCCGCGACTCGCCGGTCCGCGGGGCGGGGGCGCGAGGCGGGCGGCCAGGCGGCGCCGCGCCACGCGCGGGCTCCGCCGCCGCTGACCCGCGGCGCTAGGTAAGAGCCGGGTCGGGCGGGCGGTGGTCAGCGTCGCGCGCTAGCCGTAGGCCGGTCGCCGCGGGCCGGATCAGGGCTGCCGTTCCGCGAGGGCGGCCAGCGCGCCGATGCGCCGCGACTGCAGGTGGGTCAACGCGAGCGCGAGAGCGTCCGTGACGTGATCGGGGCGCTTCTCGGCGGTCAGCTTCAAGAGGGCGCGAACCATGAAGGCGACCTGGTCCTTGTCGGCGCGGCCGCTGCCGACGAGGGCGAGCTTTACCTGGTCCGGACCGTACTCGAAGACGGGCAGGTCCCGCTCCGCCGCCGTGAGCAGCACGACCCCGACGGCCTGCCCGACCCGGAACGACGTCTGGCGCTGGTGTTTGAGGAACTGGCCCTCGAGCGCGATGGCGTCCGGTCGGTAGCGGTCCAGGAACGCGCTGAGCTCGCGCCTGATGACGACGAGCCGCTCCCCTTGCGAGCTGCGCGGGCTGGTGGAGACGAGGGCGCCGCCGAGGAAGCCCGCTTCCTTGCCCGCTTCCTGGACGGCGCCGAGCCCGAGGTTGGCCAGGCCGGGGTCGACCCCCACCACCCGGAGCGGCCTGGCGCCGACTCCGGGCTGGGTGAGGGTCCGGCCCCGGTCGCTCACTCAGTAGTCCGAGAGGTAGCGGTCCAGCTCCCAGGCGTGGACGGCGATGCGGTACTCGTCGTACTCGAGGGTCTTCGCGTCGACGAAGAGCTTGTAGACGTGGTCGCCGAGCGCGTCTATGACGACGCGGTCGCGCCTCAGGTTCTCTAGCGCCTCGTTCAGGTCGCCGGGCAGGTCCTTGACCTTGTGCTTGCGCCGGTCGCGCACGCTCATCTCGAAGATGTTGCGCTCGACGGGCGGTGGGGGCAGGAGCTTGCGCTGCAGGCCGTCGATGCCGGCCGCGATCATGGCCGCCAGGGCGAGGTACGGGTTGGCCGACGGGTCCGGCATCCGCAACTCGGCGCGCGTGCCGTTGCCGCGCCGCGCCGGGATACGCACCATGGCGCTGCGGTTGGAGACGGACCAAGCGATGTTGGTCGGCGCCTCGTGCCCCGGGGTGAGGCGCTTGTAGCTGTTGATCGTGGGGTTCGTGATGGCGACCATGCCGGGGGCGTGCTCGAGGAGGCCGCCGATCCAGTGGAGGGCCGTCTTGGAGAGCTGATAGGGCGCCTTGGGGTCGAAGAAGGCGTTCTCGCCGCCTTTGAAGATGCTCAGGTGGCTGTGCATGCCCGAGCCGGCGATGCCGGCGACGGGCTTGGGCATGAAGGTGGCGTGCAGGCCGTGGTTCATGGCGATGCGCTTGACCACCGTACGGAAGGTCTGGATGGAGTCGGCCGTCGTGATGGCGTCGGCGTACTTGAAGTCGATCTCGTGCTGGCCGGGCCCGACCTCGTGGTGCGCGGCCTCGATCTCGAAGCCGAGGTTCGTGAGGGCGTTGACCATGTCGCGGCGGGCGTCCTCGCCGCGGTCGACGGGCGCGAGGTCGAAGTAGCCGGCGCTGTCGTTCGTGATGGTCGTCGGGCTGCCGTCGACGCCGCGCTTGAACAGGTAGAACTCCGGCTCCACCCCGACGAACAGGTCGTCGTACCCGAGTGAGCGAAGCCTCGCGATCTGGCGCTTCAGGACCCCGCGCGGGTCGCCGTCGAACGGCGTGCCGTCCGGCTCGTTGATGTCGCAGATCAGGCGCGCCACCTGGCCGGGGACGTTGCCCTCCACGGCGGGCGGGAGGAGGAGGAAGGTGTCGTAGTCGGGGCTGAGGAGCATGTCGGACTCCTCGATGCGGGTGAAGCCCTCGATCGACGAGCCGTCGAACATGATCTCGCCGTCGAGCGCCTTGTCGAACTGGGAGGTGGGGACCTCGACGTTCTTGTTGCGCCCGTGGATGTCGGTGAACTGGAGCCTGAGGAACCTGACGTCGTGTTCCTTCAAGAGCTGCTTGATATCGGCGCGGGACTTGGCCACACTTCCTCCTGGGGTCGAACGATGCTCGGGTGTCGAACGCCGCCAAGTGACCTTGAGGTCGAAGGGCGCGTCCCAACGAGCGGAAGGATAGCACATCGCTGCAAGCTGTAAATAGGAAACGTGCTCGATGTGAGGTTTCTTGGTGACGCTTGGTCACAAGCGGTGCGGCGAGGCGCCCGCTCGCCGCCGCCGGACCCTTAACCTTTCCTTTCCGAGTGACTCGGCCGCCGTTGACAGCCTATGTGGGGTTTCTTACGATGCAGCCGACCGCCGCACGTAGACATCGTCGCGTTTCTCGAACCTAGGAGGAGAACGTGCATAAGAAGCTAGTTTGGTTACTGGTGGCTGCGCTCATCGGCTTGGCCGGCGCGCAGACCCCGCCCGTCTCTAAGGTCGGTGTGCTCCTGTCGTTCACCGGCCCGCTGGCCGAGTTCGGCCCGGCCATCACCAACGGCGTGCAACTCGCCGCCGATCAGCTCAACGCGGCCGCCACGGAAGTCTTCGGGGGGCCGATCGTCGAGATCGTCACCGAGGACGACGCCACGGCCGCCGCGCAGGGCGTCGAGCGCGCCCGTAAGCTCATCAACGCCGACGGCGTCGTCGCCATCGTCGGCTCACTGTCGAGCGGCGTCAGCGTCGCCGTCGCCGAGTCCGTAGCGATCCCGAGCAACGTCGTGTTGATCTCGCCCGCCTCGACCTCGCCGCTCCTGGGCATGCTCCCGGACACGGGCGACGTCATCTACCGCACGACCGCCTCCGACGCGCTGCAAGGCGTCGTCGGCGCCATGCTCGCTCGCGGCGAGATCATCGAGGGTCATAGCTACAACACGGCCGCCATCCTGTACGTCAACAACCCGTACGGGCAGGGCCTGGCCGACGCCTTCGAGGCCGCCTTCACGAAGCGCGGCGGGACCATCACGGCGAAGGTCGCCCACCCCGACGAGCCGCAGCCCACCTACGGCAGCCTCCTCGAGCCGCTGCTGGCCGGCAACCCCGAGGTCGTCCTCGCCGTCTCGTACCCCGGTCAGGCCACGGTCTACATGGCCGAGGCGCGCGACCTCTACAACTTCACGAACTGGCAGTACACCGACGGCACGCAGTCCCTCGACATCGTCACGGCGCTCGGCGCCGACGCCGTCGAAGGCCACTACGGCACGTCGGCGGGCGCCGACCCCGACTGGGACGGCTGGGTGAAGTTCTCCTCGGCCTACGCCGAGACCTTCGGCGAGGCTCCGCCCCTCCCGTACATCGACACCGGCTACGACGCCATGGCGACCATCGGCCTCGCCATCGCCAAGGCCGTCGCCGACGGCGTCGAGGTCAGCGGCGCGAGCATCGCCGAGCGCCTCCGCGACGTCTCCAACGCCCCCGGTGAGACCGTTGGCGTCGGCGACTTCCAGCACGCCCTCGAGCTCATCAAGGCCGGCCAGGCCGTCAACTACTCCGGCGCCGCCGGTGAAGTCGACTACGACGCGCTCGGCGACGTCGTGACCCCGATGGCGGTGTGGGAGTACAAGGGCGGCAGCATCGAGACCGCGGTCGTGCTCACCGCTTCGGAGATCCCCGCAGAGTAAGGCGAAGCAAGAGCGCGACCAGCGGCGGGCTGGAACGCTTGAAAGCGAGGGCGGATGCCGAAAGGAGGCATCCGCCCTTACTCATGGTCCTCGGGGCGTCGGCTAGAGGTCGCGGTCGAGCGAGACGACCTTCTCTTCCGGGACGATCCCCCTGGGCCGGTAGAGCACGATGAACACCAACAGGATCGAGATGAAGAGCAGGCGCAGGTACGGCCCGCGCGACGGCAGGTCGGGGGAGATGGCGGCCAGCGTCGGCCGCAGGGCGTCGACGACGAAGCTCGTACCCGACCATATGGCGTACACCACGAACGCCCCGAGGATCGCGCCCCGGTTGTTGCCGCTGCCCCCGAGCATCAACATCACCCACACGAGGAACGTGCCGTTCAGCGGGTCGAAGTGGGAGTAGTCGATCGACACGATGTAGTGGGCGTAGAGCGCCCCGCCGATCCCCATGATCACGGCTCCGACGACGAACGCCTGCATGCGGAAGGCGGCGATGTCCTTGCCGTTCATAGCCGCCGAGGCCTCCTCCTCCCTGACGGCGCGCAGCACGCGGCCCCACGGGGAGCGGATGGCGCGCTCGAGCACGCGGTAGACGAGGTAGAGGACGAGCGCGACGATGGCGACGTACACGAACGGGTAGTCGCGCGGTCCGAGCGGCGCGAAGAACGAGTTGACGAAGCCGGGCAGCCAGTCGCAACCGTTGCCGGAGAGGCAGCTGAGCGGCTGCGGTATCCCGCGCAGGGGCTGCGGTCCGTTCGCCAGCCAGCGCTCGTTCTGGAAGAAGAGCCGCACGAGCTCCGCGATCCCGATGGTGGCGATGGCGAGGTAGTCGCCGCGCAGCCTCAGGGTCGGCTTGCCGACGAGCCAGGCGAGCAGGCCGGCGACGAGGCCGGCCGCGAGCACACCGACCCAGAAGGGCATGCCGAGGCCGAAGAGCTGCTTCGTGAAGCTGGCGTTGAGGCCGGTCGGCATCCTGGTCGTGACGAGCGCGCTGGTGAACGCGCCGATGGCGTAGAACGCCGCGATGCCGATGTTGAAGAGGCCCGTGTACCCCCACTGCACGTTGAGCCCGACGGACAGGACGGCGTAGATGCACGCCATCAGGATGAAGGTCGTGACGTACGAGAGGATGCCGGTCGGCGTCACGAGCGTGACGAGCGCGGCGACCCCGAAACCGACGGCGAGCGAGGCGAGGTGCTTGAGCCAGGACGGCTTGAGGCGCAGGAGGCTCGAGAGCAGGAGCCACAGGGGCACGGCCAGGAGCGCGGACTTGGCCAGGTGCAGGGCCGTCATGCTACTTCCTCCCCCCGAACAGTCCCTCTGGCCGCACCAGGAGCACGACGATCATCACGAGGAAGGCGATCCCCTGGCTGTAGACCGGGTTGATGAATGCACCGCTCATCTGCCACACGATGCCGATCACGAACGCCCCGGCGAGGGCGCCGTAGGCGTTGCCGAGGCTGCCGAGGATCACGGAGGCGAACAGCGGCAGGAGGAGCCACCAGCCCATCTCCGGCCGGAGCTGGACGTCGAGCCCGTAGAGCATGCCGCCGGCACCCGCCAGCCCGCCCCCGATGAGCCACGTCCAGAGGATGACGCGTTTCGTGTCTATGCCGCTGATGCGGGCGAGGTCGGAGTTGTCGGCGGTGGCGCGCATCGCCTTGCCGATCTTGGTCCGTTCCAGGAGCAGGTAGACGCCCGCGATGAGCGCGATGGCGAGGCCGAGGATGAAGAGCTGGTCCGGCCGCACGCGTACGCCGGCGAAGAGCTCGACGGCCGGCCGCGCGCGCCCCGTGTAGAAGAACGTGAAGTCGGCGCCCCAGAAGATGTAGATCAGGCTCCGGATGCCGAACGCGAGGCCGAGCGCGGCCATAGCGAACATGACCGACTGCGAGCGGCGGGCCCGCAACGGCCTGAACGCGAGCTGGTCGAGCCCGAACGCGATGAGCCCCACGGCAGGGATGACCACGAGCAGGGCGACGATGAACTCGTACCCGAAGGAGAACGGCGCTATGGGCGCCCCCTTCGGCAGCAGCGTCACCGCGACCAGGCCGAGGTAGGCGCCGAGCGTCATCGTGTCGCCGTGCGCGAAGTTGGCCATCTTGAGCACCGCGTAGATGAGCGTCACCCCGATGGCGCCGAGCGCCAGCGTGCCGCCGAGCAGCACCCCCCTCACGAAGAGCGAGAGGAGCTGCGTGGCCGGGACGCCCTTGAGCGCCGCCGCCACGAGGATGGCGACGAGCACGAGGGCGAGCGCGAGGAGCATGCCCGTCTTGCCGGAGGCGATGCGGCGGAACCGTTCGAGCGGCCCCGCGGCCGCTGCAGAGCTTCTCTGGAGCACCCTCAACCTCCCAGGTAGAGGCGGGCGACCTCTGGGTTCTCGAGGAGGTCGCGGCCGGGGCCGTCGACCTGGTTCTGCCCGGTAGCGAGCACGTAGCCCCTATGCGCGAGCG from Trueperaceae bacterium carries:
- the ruvC gene encoding crossover junction endodeoxyribonuclease RuvC, with product MSDRGRTLTQPGVGARPLRVVGVDPGLANLGLGAVQEAGKEAGFLGGALVSTSPRSSQGERLVVIRRELSAFLDRYRPDAIALEGQFLKHQRQTSFRVGQAVGVVLLTAAERDLPVFEYGPDQVKLALVGSGRADKDQVAFMVRALLKLTAEKRPDHVTDALALALTHLQSRRIGALAALAERQP
- the glnA gene encoding type I glutamate--ammonia ligase, with product MAKSRADIKQLLKEHDVRFLRLQFTDIHGRNKNVEVPTSQFDKALDGEIMFDGSSIEGFTRIEESDMLLSPDYDTFLLLPPAVEGNVPGQVARLICDINEPDGTPFDGDPRGVLKRQIARLRSLGYDDLFVGVEPEFYLFKRGVDGSPTTITNDSAGYFDLAPVDRGEDARRDMVNALTNLGFEIEAAHHEVGPGQHEIDFKYADAITTADSIQTFRTVVKRIAMNHGLHATFMPKPVAGIAGSGMHSHLSIFKGGENAFFDPKAPYQLSKTALHWIGGLLEHAPGMVAITNPTINSYKRLTPGHEAPTNIAWSVSNRSAMVRIPARRGNGTRAELRMPDPSANPYLALAAMIAAGIDGLQRKLLPPPPVERNIFEMSVRDRRKHKVKDLPGDLNEALENLRRDRVVIDALGDHVYKLFVDAKTLEYDEYRIAVHAWELDRYLSDY
- a CDS encoding ABC transporter substrate-binding protein — protein: MHKKLVWLLVAALIGLAGAQTPPVSKVGVLLSFTGPLAEFGPAITNGVQLAADQLNAAATEVFGGPIVEIVTEDDATAAAQGVERARKLINADGVVAIVGSLSSGVSVAVAESVAIPSNVVLISPASTSPLLGMLPDTGDVIYRTTASDALQGVVGAMLARGEIIEGHSYNTAAILYVNNPYGQGLADAFEAAFTKRGGTITAKVAHPDEPQPTYGSLLEPLLAGNPEVVLAVSYPGQATVYMAEARDLYNFTNWQYTDGTQSLDIVTALGADAVEGHYGTSAGADPDWDGWVKFSSAYAETFGEAPPLPYIDTGYDAMATIGLAIAKAVADGVEVSGASIAERLRDVSNAPGETVGVGDFQHALELIKAGQAVNYSGAAGEVDYDALGDVVTPMAVWEYKGGSIETAVVLTASEIPAE
- a CDS encoding branched-chain amino acid ABC transporter permease; this translates as MTALHLAKSALLAVPLWLLLSSLLRLKPSWLKHLASLAVGFGVAALVTLVTPTGILSYVTTFILMACIYAVLSVGLNVQWGYTGLFNIGIAAFYAIGAFTSALVTTRMPTGLNASFTKQLFGLGMPFWVGVLAAGLVAGLLAWLVGKPTLRLRGDYLAIATIGIAELVRLFFQNERWLANGPQPLRGIPQPLSCLSGNGCDWLPGFVNSFFAPLGPRDYPFVYVAIVALVLYLVYRVLERAIRSPWGRVLRAVREEEASAAMNGKDIAAFRMQAFVVGAVIMGIGGALYAHYIVSIDYSHFDPLNGTFLVWVMLMLGGSGNNRGAILGAFVVYAIWSGTSFVVDALRPTLAAISPDLPSRGPYLRLLFISILLVFIVLYRPRGIVPEEKVVSLDRDL
- a CDS encoding branched-chain amino acid ABC transporter permease: MLQRSSAAAAGPLERFRRIASGKTGMLLALALVLVAILVAAALKGVPATQLLSLFVRGVLLGGTLALGAIGVTLIYAVLKMANFAHGDTMTLGAYLGLVAVTLLPKGAPIAPFSFGYEFIVALLVVIPAVGLIAFGLDQLAFRPLRARRSQSVMFAMAALGLAFGIRSLIYIFWGADFTFFYTGRARPAVELFAGVRVRPDQLFILGLAIALIAGVYLLLERTKIGKAMRATADNSDLARISGIDTKRVILWTWLIGGGLAGAGGMLYGLDVQLRPEMGWWLLLPLFASVILGSLGNAYGALAGAFVIGIVWQMSGAFINPVYSQGIAFLVMIVVLLVRPEGLFGGRK